A single region of the Lycium barbarum isolate Lr01 chromosome 2, ASM1917538v2, whole genome shotgun sequence genome encodes:
- the LOC132626055 gene encoding probable polyamine transporter At3g13620: MTQKIESKNLDSHPSTTVEPPQTIQHLLTTTTTTTTKNHKLTLIPLIFLIYFEVAGGPYGEEPAVKAAGPLLAILGFLIFPFIWSVPEALITAELSTTFPGNGGFVIWADKAFGSFWGSLMGTWKFLTGVINIASFPVLCISYLEKIFPVLSSGVPRKLAILGSTLFLSLVNYTGLTIVGYVAVALGVISLAPFIIMSLIAIPKIHPHRWLSLGQKGVKKDWNLFFNTLFWNLNFWDNVSTMAGEVENPKKTFPLALFSSVIFTCLGYIIPLLAITGAVSVDQNDWDTGFMANAAEMISGKWLKFWIEIGAVLSAIGLFEAQLSSSAFQLLGMAEIAFLPKFFGLRSKWFNTPWVGIVLSTAISLGMSYMDFQDIISSANFLYSLGMLLEFASFLWLRRKFPLIKRPYRVPMRLPLLVVMCLIPCGFLVFIMAIATKLVYLISGLMTIGGIGWYFLMKFCKSKKLLKFNNKVDDDIYAE, translated from the coding sequence ATGACACAAAAGATTGAATCAAAGAATCTTGATTCACATCCTTCCACCACCGTAGAACCACCACAAACCATCCAACACCTCCTAACAACCACCACAACAACCACCACAAAAAACCATAAACTCACTCTCATCCCACTAATTTTCCTCATATACTTTGAAGTAGCTGGTGGTCCATATGGTGAAGAACCAGCAGTTAAAGCAGCTGGTCCATTACTAGCAATTCTTGGTTTCTTAATCTTCCCATTTATTTGGAGTGTACCCGAAGCACTAATCACAGCTGAATTATCAACAACTTTCCCTGGTAATGGTGGTTTTGTTATTTGGGCTGATAAAGCTTTTGGATCCTTTTGGGGTTCACTAATGGGCACTTGGAAGTTCCTTACTGGCGTTATAAACATTGCTTCTTTTCCAGTTTTGTGTATTAGTTATTTAGAAAAGATTTTTCCAGTTCTCTCTAGTGGGGTTCCAAGAAAATTGGCAATTCTTGGATCAACTTTGTTTTTGTCACTTGTTAACTATACTGGTTTGACAATTGTTGGTTATGTTGCTGTTGCACTTGGGGTTATTTCTCTAGCACCTTTTATTATAATGTCATTGATTGCTATACCAAAGATTCATCCTCATAGGTGGTTAAGTTTAGGCCAGAAGGGTGTGAAAAAAGATTGGAACTTGTTCTTTAATACCCTTTTTTGGAATTTGAATTTTTGGGATAATGTGAGTACTATGGCAGGTGAAGTTGAGAATCCAAAAAAGACTTTTCCTTTGGCACTTTTTTCTAGTGTGATTTTTACTTGTTTGGGATATATTATTCCGCTTCTGGCAATAACTGGCGCTGTTTCGGTTGACCAGAATGATTGGGACACGGGGTTTATGGCGAATGCCGCGGAGATGATTTCAGGGAAGTGGTTGAAATTTTGGATCGAAATCGGTGCTGTTCTATCAGCCATTGGATTATTTGAAGCACAATTGAGTAGTTCAGCATTTCAACTTTTGGGCATGGCTGAAATTGCATTTTTGCCTAAGTTTTTTGGACTAAGGTCAAAATGGTTTAATACACCATGGGTTGGGATAGTGTTGTCAACTGCAATTTCATTGGGAATGTCTTATATGGATTTTCAAGATATCATTTCATCAGCCAATTTCTTGTATAGTTTAGGTATGCTTTTGGAATTTGCATCATTTCTTTGGTTGAGGAGGAAATTTCCATTGATCAAAAGGCCTTATAGGGTGCCTATGAGATTGCCACTTTTGGTGGTTATGTGTTTGATTCCTTGTGGATTTTTGGTTTTCATCATGGCTATAGCAACCAAGCTTGTGTACTTGATTAGTGGATTGATGACTATTGGAGGGATAGGATGGTACTTTTTGATGAAGTTTTGTAAGTCAAAGAAGTTGCTTAAGTTCAACAATAAGGTTGATGATGATATTTATGCTGAATAG
- the LOC132626056 gene encoding uncharacterized protein LOC132626056: MLLLQSWGCPYATSLRLCNTHNTSIYNNPTTKILAFPCLGKHGRCFSSSSFNYKPLPKLLCLHGIGIEDITDVIHNKVLVAAAISAAVGQLMKPFTSSLFYGNEFNFKTALQAGGFPSTHSSAVIATATALGLERGFSDSIFGLAVVYAGLVMYDAQGVRREVGIHAKAFNKAFLRNKINSVQSTNELDILSDSIQKKLSSDAERADPQLSDNSSPFQPSLKNATLLLKPDEKKVSSSSFAPLKEQVGHTEVEVIAGALLGFFVSLAVSLASPLSS; this comes from the exons ATGTTGTTATTGCAGAGTTGGGGCTGTCCATATGCTACTTCTTTAAGGCTATGCAACACACATAATACATCAatttacaacaacccaacaaccaaAATCTTAGCATTTCCTTGTCTTGGAAAACATGGTAGATGTTTTTCTTCATCTTCTTTCAACTATAAACCTTTGCCTAAGTTGTTGTGTCTTCATGGGATTGGAATAGAAGACATTACTGATGTCATCCATAACAAG GTTTTGGTCGCAGCAGCTATATCTGCAGCGGTTGGTCAGCTAATGAAGCCTTTTACTTCAAGTCTATTTTATGGCAATGAGTTCAATTTCAAGACTGCCTTACAGGCTGGGGGTTTCCCTTCCACACACTCATCT GCAGTAATCGCCACAGCCACGGCCCTTGGCTTGGAAAG GGGTTTTTCAGATTCGATTTTTGGTTTAGCAGTGGTTTACGCTGGCCTTGTGATGTATGATGCACAG GGAGTTCGAAGGGAAGTAGGAATTCATGCAAAAGCATTCAATAAAGCTTTTTTGAGAAATAAAATAAACTCAGTACAATCTACTAATGAACTTGATATTTTGTCGGATTCTATACAAAAGAAATTATCCTCAGATGCAGAGAGGGCCGATCCTCAATTATCAGACAACTCAAGTCCTTTTCAACCAAGCTTGAAGAATGCTACTCTATTGCTTAAACCCGATGAGAAAAAAGTCTCATCGTCTAGTTTTGCTCCGTTGAAAGAACAGGTCGGTCATACAGAGGTTGAAGTCATAGCTGGTGCATTGTTGGGATTCTTTGTAAGTTTGGCGGTAAGTTTAGCGTCACCCCTTAGTTCTTAG
- the LOC132626057 gene encoding probable polyamine transporter At3g13620 — MTSSQIPSPSQPLLENEQHPTTPPTPTKKLALIPLIFIIFFEVSGGPYGAEAAIGAAGPLLAILGFLIFPFIWSVPEALVTAELATAFPGNGGFVIWADKAFGPFYGSLMGSWKLLSAVCNLASYPVLCLDYIKLVFPILDSGLPRYIAIFLITMSLSFLNYLGLSIVGYTAVVLGVLSLCPFWLITLFSIPKIDPSRWLSLGQKGVKKDWNLFFNTLFWNLNFWDNASTLAGEVEQPQKTFPKALFSAGIVTCFSYVLPLLGTTGAVPLEQGKWTDGYFANLAAMIAGNWLKYWMELGIVLSVIGLYEAQLSSCAYQVLGMAEMGLLPRVFGLRSKRFNTPLIGILVPTVVALVVSYLTFSDIVSSVNFLYSLGMLLEFASFLWLRRKMPSAKRPYRVPLSMPGLVVMCFVPSCFLVYVMVVAHRTVYIVSALLTVFAIAWYFFMEYCKTKTWFGFEGVDQDKVDDEYF, encoded by the coding sequence ATGACATCTTCTCAAATCCCTTCTCCATCTCAACCCCTTCTTGAAAATGAACAACACCCCACTACCCCACCTACCCCCACAAAAAAATTAGCTCTAATCCCACTTATATTCATAATCTTTTTTGAGGTATCTGGTGGACCATATGGTGCTGAAGCAGCAATAGGTGCAGCTGGTCCATTACTAGCAATTCTTGGTTTCTTGATTTTCCCATTTATTTGGAGTGTACCTGAAGCACTTGTTACAGCTGAACTTGCCACTGCTTTTCCTGGTAATGGTGGTTTTGTTATTTGGGCTGATAAAGCATTTGGACCATTTTATGGTTCATTGATGGGTTCTTGGAAGTTACTTAGTGCTGTTTGTAACTTAGCTTCTTATCCTGTACTTTGTTTAGATTACATTAAGTTGGTTTTTCCAATTCTTGATTCTGGTTTACCTAGGTATATTGCTATTTTCTTGATTACTATGTCGttgtctttcttgaattatttAGGTTTGTCTATTGTTGGTTATACTGCTGTTGTTCTTGGTGTACTTTCCCTTTGTCCCTTTTGGTTAATTACATTGTTTTCAATTCCCAAGATTGATCCTAGTAGATGGTTGAGTTTAGGTCAAAAGGGTGTTAAAAAAGATTGGAACTTGTTCTTTAATACCCttttttggaacttgaattttTGGGATAATGCTAGTACTTTAGCTGGTGAAGTTGAACAACCTCAAAAAACATTTCCTAAAGCACTTTTTTCAGCTGGGATTGTTACATGTTTTAGTTATGTTTTGCCACTTTTGGGCACTACTGGAGCTGTCCCATTGGAACAAGGTAAATGGACTGATGGGTATTTTGCTAATTTGGCTGCTATGATTGCTGGAAATTGGTTGAAATATTGGATGGAACTTGGGATTGTTCTGTCTGTGATTGGTTTATATGAGGCTCAGTTGAGTAGTTGTGCTTACCAAGTTCTTGGAATGGCAGAGATGGGGCTTTTGCCTCGAGTTTTCGGTCTTAGATCCAAAAGGTTCAACACACCTTTGATTGGAATTCTTGTACCAACAGTAGTAGCATTGGTTGTGTCCTACTTGACATTTTCAGACATCGTTTCGTCTGTGAATTTCTTGTATAGTCTCGGGATGTTGTTGGAGTTCGCCTCGTTTTTGTGGTTGAGGAGGAAAATGCCTAGTGCTAAGAGGCCATACCGAGTGCCATTGTCGATGCCAGGCTTGGTGGTGATGTGCTTTGTTCCGTCTTGTTTTCTGGTTTATGTTATGGTTGTCGCTCATAGGACCGTGTATATAGTCAGTGCATTGCTCACCGTTTTCGCCATTGCTTGGTACTTCTTCATGGAGTATTGTAAAACCAAGACGTGGTTTGGTTTTGAAGGTGTTGATCAAGACAAGGTTGATGATGAGTATTTTTAA
- the LOC132629292 gene encoding feruloyl CoA ortho-hydroxylase F6H1-3-like, which produces MPTTLSSINFSDVTDFVVNEGHGVKGLSDMGLKTLPKQYVQPLTERITTSTIIVDDSIPIIDMSNWDNNGPKIGEKICNAAEKWGFFQIINHGIPLEVLDNVKAATYRFFKQSAEEKNKHSKDFSPTHNVRYGTSFTPQAEKALEWKDYLSLFYVSDEEAAALWPSSCRDEALDFLRNSQIVIKKLLEALMKGLNVNEIDQTKESLLMGSKRINLNYYPKCPNPELTVGVGRHSDVSTLTILLQDNIGGLYVKKLDSDDTWVHVPPIDGAIVINVGDALQIMSNGKYKSIEHRVMANGNNNRISVPIFVNPKPNDLIGPLKEVLEKNGEEPIYKQVLYSDYVKHFFRKAHDGKETIDFAKIN; this is translated from the exons ATGCCTACTACATTGTCCTCAATCAATTTTTCAGACGTTACAGACTTTGTGGTGAATGAAGGCCACGGAGTTAAGGGTTTATCGGATATGGGACTCAAAACCCTACCAAAACAATACGTTCAACCCCTTACAGAACGAATCACTACAAGCACAATAATCGTCGATGACTCTATCCCAATCATCGATATGTCCAATTGGGACAATAACGGCCCAAAAATTGGCGAAAAAATATGCAACGCGGCTGAAAAATGGGGATTTTTCCAGATTATTAATCATGGAATTCCTCTTGAAGTTCTTGACAATGTTAAGGCCGCGACTTATAGGTTTTTTAAACAGTCCGCGGAGGAGAAGAATAAGCATTCAAAGGATTTTTCACCTACGCATAACGTAAGATATGGTACAAGTTTTACTCCTCAAGCTGAAAAGGCTTTGGAGTGGAAAGATTATTTGAGTCTTTTCTATGTTTCTGATGAAGAAGCTGCTGCTCTTTGGCCTTCTTCTTGCAG GGATGAAGCACTAGACTTCTTGAGAAACTCTCAAATTGTCATCAAGAAGCTCTTGGAGGCACTTATGAAAGGACTAAATGTAAATGAAATAGACCAAACTAAAGAATCACTCCTAATGGGTTCAAAAAGAATTAACCTAAACTACTACCCTAAATGTCCTAATCCTGAGTTAACAGTTGGAGTAGGTCGTCACTCTGATGTCTCAACATTAACAATTCTCCTCCAGGATAATATTGGAGGATTGTACGTGAAAAAACTTGATAGTGATGACACTTGGGTTCATGTCCCACCAATTGATGGAGCTATTGTGATCAATGTAGGTGATGCTCTTCAAATAATGAGTAATGGAAAATACAAGAGTATTGAGCATCGTGTTATGGCAAATGGGAATAATAATAGGATCTCAGTGCCAATATTTGTAAACCCTAAACCTAATGACTTGATTGGTCCATTGAAAGAAGTGCttgagaaaaatggagaagaGCCAATTTACAAGCAAGTTCTTTATTCGGATTATGTCAAGCATTTCTTCAGGAAAGCTCATGATGGAAAAGAAACTATTGATTTTGCTAAGATCAAttag
- the LOC132628310 gene encoding uncharacterized protein LOC132628310, which produces MVTWIMVCIRTVSYTLMLNGNLSETFPAKRNLDRGDEPPVSLIKEKFLQFSTASGLKANMSKSQFYFGGVTTQKQQGILGILGYKLRELPFKYLGIPQSTKRLTVLQCKPLANKITANINNWMAKTLSYARRIQLIKAVLFGVQAYWAQLFLLPKKVCLPRGAGGLNLLDLKIWNQAAICKLLWALRLRKEKLWITWIHTYYIKRHVINSMNTPSQASWMVRKIFNMRKVWHTMVATKMVQDSKFLISKVYTAIRGDVQNVEWKHLVCHNSAEPRQVFILWLQLWGRLRTKEVLLKWGLTVSPTCVLCDQAPENANHLFFECPYSQTLWREVLKWQTWCRRISS; this is translated from the exons ATGGTAACATGGATTATGGTGTGTATTAGAACAGTCAGTTACACTCTCATGCTTAATGGTAATCTATCAGAAACTTTCCCAGCCAAAAGGAACTTAGACAGG GGGGATGAGCCACCAGTGAGTTTAATCAAGGAAAAGTTCCTCCAGTTCTCAACTGCTTCTGGCCTGAAGGCTAATATGTCCAAAAGCCAGTTCTATTTTGGAGGAGTTACTACGCAAAAACAACAGGGTATATTAGGTATTCTGGGATATAAGTTGCGTGAACTCCCTTTTAAGTACTTAGGTATCCCGCAATCAACCAAGAGATTGACTGTTTTACAATGTAAACCACTGGCAAATAAGATCACTGCTAATATTAATAATTGGATGGCTAAAACACTATCTTATGCAAGGAGAATTCAGCTTATTAAAGCAGTGTTGTTTGGGGTTCAAGCCTATTGGGCCCAATTGTTCCTACTACCTAAGAAG GTGTGCTTACCTAGAGGAGCAGGTGGATTGAATCTCCTGGACCTGAAAATTTGGAATCAAGCTGCAATTTGTAAGCTATTATGGGCATTGAGACTAAGGAAGGAGAAATTATGGATAACATGGATCCATACATATTACATTAAAAGGCATGTTATCAACAGCATGAACACTCCTAGCCAAGCTTCCTGGATGGTAAGGAAAATCTTCAACATGAGGAAAGTCTGGCATACAATGGTTGCAACGAAAATGGTTCAAGATAGTAAATTCCTCATTTCAAAGGTGTATACTGCTATTAGAGGTGATGTTCAAAACGTGGAATGGAAACATTTAGTTTGCCATAACAGCGCAGAACCAAGACAAGTATTTATTTTGTGGCTACAACTGTGGGGAAGGCTAAGGACAAAAGAAGTGCTATTGAAATGGGGGCTGACTGTTTCTCCTACTTGTGTACTATGTGATCAAGCTCCTGAAAATGCAAATCATCTATTCTTTGAATGTCCATACTCTCAGACACTGTGGAGGGAAGTCTTGAAGTGGCAGACATGGTGTAGAAGGATTAGCAGCTAG